The Pedobacter mucosus genome window below encodes:
- a CDS encoding Crp/Fnr family transcriptional regulator translates to MKNSFFREADLLETLGFIMPISAPMQQRVNEQVITQTFNRKKLLLKPGETSRRLYFIRSGFLRAYFIDENGRECTTWFMGKGDLMISVYSFFTQQPAHEYIEVLQDCKLQSLTWNELNAFYADFREGNLLGRVVTQKYYILSEERAIFLRTHTPETRYKILLERYPEIEQQTTLTNIASYLGISRETLSRLRAKKLKMCHQSQNGENSISHFN, encoded by the coding sequence ATGAAAAATTCTTTTTTTAGGGAGGCCGATTTACTCGAAACCCTCGGATTTATTATGCCCATTTCTGCACCTATGCAGCAGCGGGTAAATGAGCAGGTCATCACCCAGACATTCAACCGAAAAAAACTTTTATTAAAACCAGGTGAAACCTCACGTCGGCTTTATTTTATCCGCAGTGGTTTTCTTCGCGCCTATTTCATTGATGAGAACGGAAGGGAATGCACCACATGGTTTATGGGAAAAGGCGACCTGATGATCTCCGTGTACAGCTTTTTTACCCAGCAGCCTGCCCATGAGTACATCGAAGTCCTTCAGGACTGTAAGCTTCAGTCGCTAACCTGGAATGAGCTCAATGCCTTTTATGCAGACTTTAGGGAAGGCAATCTGCTTGGCCGTGTGGTCACCCAGAAGTACTACATCTTAAGCGAGGAAAGAGCAATTTTTCTGCGCACTCATACCCCAGAAACCAGGTATAAAATCCTGCTCGAAAGATATCCCGAAATTGAGCAGCAGACCACCCTAACCAATATCGCCAGTTACCTTGGAATCAGCCGGGAAACGCTGAGCAGATTAAGGGCAAAAAAACTCAAAATGTGTCACCAGTCACAAAACGGCGAAAATTCTATCTCTCATTTTAACTAA
- a CDS encoding RteC domain-containing protein: protein MKKKLAEQLYLRLQGEMEKADQIELPLEKLKTGLTSVQQILVALRIGTLEKEFSTPEEEVRFFKYEKPPIYAWLIFITERYAIEINFPHGKKEEQIAYLNQQILYINRFFRQNEFLYQYYRLDANELDGQYFIRGKNAMVLGFSEVPEIDREFGTPADYLFSKFISYEKILDYLLREIEILNAAGSEQPFRKKIALKWTGDSVNLIELIYGIYETGQINSGEASLAELMNFFGQLFEINLTRYFKKFTDIKMRKSMSKTRFLDEMQKLVNKRIEDGDAFIPADQKSRYGY from the coding sequence ATGAAAAAGAAACTAGCAGAACAGCTTTACCTCAGGCTGCAAGGAGAAATGGAAAAAGCAGACCAGATCGAGCTGCCACTGGAAAAATTAAAAACAGGCCTGACCAGCGTTCAACAGATACTCGTGGCATTAAGGATCGGCACCCTCGAGAAAGAATTTTCAACTCCGGAAGAAGAAGTCCGTTTTTTTAAGTACGAAAAGCCTCCGATCTATGCCTGGCTGATTTTTATAACCGAGCGCTATGCGATTGAAATCAATTTTCCGCACGGAAAAAAAGAGGAACAGATCGCATACCTGAACCAGCAGATTTTATACATCAACCGCTTTTTTCGCCAGAATGAATTTCTCTACCAGTATTACAGGCTTGATGCCAACGAGCTTGACGGGCAATATTTTATCCGAGGCAAAAATGCCATGGTACTGGGCTTTTCCGAAGTGCCCGAAATAGACCGGGAATTCGGTACGCCCGCAGATTATCTTTTTTCCAAGTTCATCTCCTATGAAAAAATACTGGACTATCTGCTGCGGGAAATCGAGATTTTAAACGCCGCAGGCAGTGAACAGCCGTTCAGAAAAAAAATAGCGCTAAAGTGGACAGGGGATTCGGTTAATCTGATCGAGCTTATTTATGGAATCTACGAAACCGGTCAGATCAATTCGGGAGAGGCAAGCCTTGCCGAGCTCATGAACTTTTTTGGTCAGCTTTTCGAGATCAACCTGACCCGCTATTTTAAAAAATTTACGGACATCAAAATGCGTAAGTCCATGAGCAAGACCCGGTTTCTGGATGAAATGCAGAAGCTGGTCAATAAACGCATCGAAGACGGTGATGCATTTATTCCCGCTGACCAGAAGAGCCGCTATGGCTATTAA
- a CDS encoding DUF4134 domain-containing protein, translating into MFCMAWLTLNYIFPGFCSAQDGNAGIQEATNKVKGYFDTGCDLMYAIGAVVGIIGAIKVFNKWNAGEPDTNKVAAAWFGSCIFLVVVATVLKSFFGI; encoded by the coding sequence ATGTTCTGCATGGCATGGCTAACGCTCAACTACATCTTCCCAGGATTCTGTTCTGCCCAGGACGGTAACGCGGGTATTCAGGAAGCCACCAACAAGGTTAAGGGCTATTTTGATACCGGCTGCGATCTGATGTACGCCATCGGTGCGGTAGTGGGAATCATCGGGGCGATCAAGGTTTTTAACAAATGGAATGCTGGAGAGCCAGATACCAACAAAGTGGCCGCGGCCTGGTTTGGCAGCTGTATTTTTCTAGTGGTCGTAGCCACTGTTCTCAAGTCTTTTTTCGGGATCTAA
- a CDS encoding DUF4133 domain-containing protein: MASLYSINKGVSRPIVFKGLKAQYIAYLAIGLVLLLVAFAVLYISGLSLFLVLPLILLLGTALFVVTFRLSHRFGEFGLMKFLAKRGLPLSIRFRSRRLFTNLKNPKTYYQN, translated from the coding sequence ATGGCAAGCTTATATTCGATAAACAAAGGGGTGTCTAGGCCAATCGTCTTTAAGGGGCTAAAAGCGCAGTACATTGCCTACCTCGCCATCGGCCTGGTGCTCTTGCTGGTAGCCTTTGCCGTGCTCTATATTTCCGGGCTTTCCTTATTTCTGGTACTTCCGCTGATCCTGCTTCTTGGAACAGCGCTGTTTGTGGTCACTTTTCGCCTTAGCCATAGGTTCGGTGAATTCGGACTGATGAAGTTTTTGGCAAAAAGAGGCCTGCCCCTTAGCATCCGATTCAGATCCAGAAGACTCTTTACCAACCTAAAGAATCCAAAAACTTATTACCAAAACTAA
- a CDS encoding TraG family conjugative transposon ATPase has product MTEAINVLPIYKIEHSCILSHQGDITIGYRATLPEIFSLSDRDYESYHQAWVKSIKVLPQGSVFHKQDWFLQENFSTDFAKEGIGFLSRSSERFFNHRPSVEHSCYIFLTRKPAGRKASSSAYSNILRKSIVPPQTISPVLLSEFLESAGQFERILSDSGFVRLERMNDDALSGTANKAGIIERYCFLLGEKEAPIIRDVHIRDEIRVGDKRCELYTLSDVEDLPAYCGSRINYEAYSTDRSKFSIGFAGPLGSLLDCNHILNQYVFIGDTQKTIKRLEAKKLRLQSLSAYSRENAVSRDGVNDFLNEAVALSRLPVKAHFNVLAWSDEAALGKDIRNKVSSAMASMDATAKRETDGQAQIWFAGLPGNQADFPMNDTFDTFLEQATCFFNMESHYRDSRSGFGMRLGDRISGRPVHVDISDEPMSFGYTTNRNKFILGPSGSGKSFFTNHMVRSYYEQGTHVLLVDVGHSYKGLCDLVGGYYFTYSENDPITFNPFFLGEGEVLDTEKKESIKTLLLALSKREGETFTRAEYVGISNGLTLYFQHLDTHPDIFPCFNSFYEFLSAEYFLMLEETKVREAYFDINSFLYVLKPFYRGGEFDYLLNATQQLDLLNKPFIVFELDEIKDHPILFPAVTLIIMEVFISKMRKLKGVRKMILIEECWKAIAKEGMAEYIRYLFKTVRKFFGEAVVVTQEVEDIISSPIVKQAIINNSDCKILLDQSKYQNKFDAIQELLGLTEKEKAQILSMNRANDPKRKYREVFISLGGQYSQVYRTEVSLEEYLAYTTEESEKIQVQRHALQYGSIQKGIEMLASEIRNKKQL; this is encoded by the coding sequence ATGACCGAAGCAATAAATGTACTGCCGATATATAAAATAGAGCACAGCTGCATTCTTTCCCATCAGGGTGACATCACCATTGGATACCGGGCGACATTGCCCGAGATATTTTCCCTTTCGGACCGCGACTATGAAAGCTATCACCAGGCCTGGGTGAAATCTATAAAGGTTTTGCCGCAGGGCAGCGTCTTTCATAAACAGGACTGGTTCCTTCAGGAAAATTTCAGTACCGATTTTGCAAAAGAGGGCATTGGTTTTCTATCCCGTTCCAGTGAGCGGTTTTTTAACCACCGTCCATCAGTTGAGCACAGTTGTTATATCTTTCTGACCCGTAAACCTGCCGGACGCAAGGCCTCAAGCTCGGCCTACAGCAATATCCTTCGAAAATCTATTGTTCCGCCCCAGACCATCAGTCCTGTTTTGCTTTCGGAGTTTCTGGAAAGCGCCGGACAGTTCGAAAGGATTCTTTCTGATTCCGGTTTTGTCCGCCTGGAGCGCATGAACGATGATGCGCTGTCTGGGACAGCCAATAAGGCGGGCATCATCGAGCGGTACTGTTTTTTGCTTGGCGAAAAGGAAGCACCGATCATCAGAGATGTGCATATTCGTGACGAGATCAGGGTAGGTGATAAGCGGTGCGAGCTTTATACCCTCTCAGATGTGGAGGATCTTCCCGCATACTGCGGAAGCCGGATCAATTATGAGGCATATTCAACAGACCGTTCCAAGTTCAGCATCGGTTTTGCGGGTCCATTGGGTTCGCTTCTGGACTGCAACCACATTTTAAACCAGTATGTGTTTATCGGGGATACGCAGAAAACCATCAAAAGACTGGAAGCCAAAAAGCTCCGTCTTCAGTCACTTTCTGCTTATTCGAGGGAAAATGCGGTCTCGAGGGACGGGGTGAACGATTTTTTAAACGAAGCAGTTGCCCTTTCAAGGCTTCCGGTCAAGGCGCATTTCAACGTGCTGGCCTGGTCGGACGAGGCGGCTTTGGGTAAGGATATCCGCAACAAGGTCAGTTCTGCGATGGCCTCCATGGATGCGACAGCAAAAAGAGAGACCGACGGGCAGGCGCAGATCTGGTTTGCCGGGCTCCCAGGAAACCAGGCAGATTTTCCCATGAACGATACCTTTGATACCTTTCTGGAACAGGCTACCTGCTTTTTCAATATGGAAAGCCATTACCGCGATTCGCGCTCGGGTTTTGGCATGCGCTTGGGCGACCGCATTTCCGGGAGGCCCGTTCATGTGGACATTTCCGATGAGCCGATGAGCTTTGGCTATACCACAAACCGGAACAAGTTCATCCTTGGTCCGTCCGGGTCCGGCAAGTCTTTTTTTACCAACCATATGGTCAGAAGCTATTACGAGCAGGGCACCCATGTACTGCTTGTCGATGTCGGACACAGTTACAAAGGCCTCTGCGATCTGGTCGGCGGTTATTATTTTACCTACAGCGAAAACGATCCGATTACCTTTAATCCGTTTTTCCTGGGTGAGGGAGAAGTGCTGGATACCGAAAAAAAGGAAAGCATCAAAACGCTTTTGCTCGCGCTTTCCAAAAGGGAGGGGGAGACTTTTACAAGGGCCGAGTATGTGGGCATTTCCAACGGACTTACCCTCTACTTTCAGCATCTCGATACCCATCCCGATATCTTTCCGTGCTTTAATTCCTTTTATGAATTTCTTTCTGCTGAATACTTTTTGATGCTGGAGGAGACAAAGGTAAGGGAAGCCTATTTTGACATCAACAGTTTTCTTTATGTGCTAAAACCCTTTTACCGGGGAGGCGAATTTGATTATCTGCTGAATGCCACCCAGCAGCTTGATCTGTTGAACAAGCCCTTTATTGTTTTTGAGCTCGATGAGATCAAGGACCATCCGATCCTTTTTCCTGCGGTAACACTAATCATCATGGAAGTATTTATTTCCAAAATGAGAAAGCTTAAAGGGGTTCGCAAGATGATCCTGATCGAGGAATGCTGGAAGGCCATTGCCAAAGAAGGCATGGCCGAATACATCCGCTACCTGTTCAAGACCGTGCGCAAGTTTTTTGGCGAGGCAGTCGTGGTGACGCAAGAGGTTGAGGACATTATTTCCTCACCTATTGTAAAGCAAGCGATCATCAACAACTCGGACTGCAAGATCCTGTTAGACCAGAGCAAATACCAGAACAAGTTCGATGCGATACAGGAACTGCTTGGCCTGACTGAAAAGGAAAAGGCCCAGATTCTTTCGATGAACCGGGCAAACGATCCAAAGAGGAAATACAGGGAGGTCTTTATCTCCCTCGGAGGCCAATATAGCCAGGTCTACAGAACAGAGGTTTCGCTCGAGGAATATCTGGCCTATACGACAGAAGAATCCGAAAAAATCCAGGTCCAGCGCCACGCATTGCAATATGGGAGTATCCAAAAAGGCATCGAAATGCTCGCGAGTGAAATCAGAAACAAAAAACAATTATAA
- a CDS encoding conjugal transfer protein TraI: MRNYMVILPVSAMTICVSIPKGATAQIAVLEVIKAGVKKVIKAVDLKVQRLQNETIWLQNAQKVLENQLSKLKLTEIADWTERQKDLYSEYYASLWKVKSAIAYYKRIKDLTAKQLAIVDEYKWAWGMFQKDRHFNSGELQTMEKTYLGILEESVKNLDQVLLVVNSFKTQMSDAKRLEIIVAASGKMEENYRDLKQFNSGNIAVSIQRSASLEEAAKLKELYGIN, from the coding sequence ATGAGAAACTATATGGTAATCCTGCCGGTCAGCGCAATGACCATCTGTGTGAGCATCCCAAAAGGGGCAACCGCGCAGATTGCTGTTCTTGAAGTGATCAAGGCCGGCGTAAAAAAAGTAATAAAAGCAGTTGACCTAAAAGTACAGCGTCTCCAGAATGAGACCATCTGGCTGCAGAATGCGCAAAAGGTGCTGGAAAACCAGCTTTCCAAGCTCAAGCTGACCGAGATCGCTGACTGGACAGAAAGGCAGAAGGATCTTTACTCCGAATACTATGCATCGCTATGGAAAGTGAAATCCGCAATTGCCTACTATAAACGCATCAAAGACCTTACCGCCAAACAGCTGGCCATTGTTGATGAATATAAGTGGGCATGGGGAATGTTTCAAAAGGATAGGCATTTTAATTCGGGAGAGCTCCAGACGATGGAGAAGACCTATCTGGGCATACTCGAGGAAAGCGTGAAAAACCTAGATCAGGTCCTGCTGGTCGTAAATTCCTTTAAGACACAGATGAGCGATGCGAAGAGGCTCGAGATTATTGTGGCCGCTTCGGGTAAGATGGAAGAGAACTACCGCGACCTTAAACAGTTTAATTCTGGCAACATTGCAGTGAGTATTCAACGCTCAGCCTCACTTGAAGAGGCGGCCAAACTAAAGGAGCTTTATGGGATCAATTAA
- a CDS encoding TerB family tellurite resistance protein, with protein sequence MVKAQSAEAQQLLLNVEKLSQLKNILSDMKKGYMVVSNGYNAVQNIAEGNFSIHEVFLDGLMAVSPEVRKYRRVTDIVSAQKDLVREYKNALNKFSASDLFNAGEMKYLSSVYGSLAKASLDNLDELTMVITASKLRMNDEERLHSIDRIFEDAQGKLSFLRSFNQQAGLLLLQRKRAKADLETTKSLFKVN encoded by the coding sequence TTGGTAAAAGCCCAGTCTGCCGAAGCGCAGCAGCTGCTTTTGAATGTCGAAAAACTAAGCCAGCTCAAGAACATTCTTTCAGATATGAAAAAAGGATATATGGTGGTCTCCAACGGCTATAACGCAGTACAGAACATTGCCGAGGGCAATTTTTCCATCCATGAGGTTTTTCTAGACGGCCTGATGGCCGTCAGTCCCGAGGTCAGAAAATATAGGCGCGTAACCGATATCGTTTCTGCCCAGAAGGACCTGGTCAGGGAATACAAAAACGCCCTGAATAAGTTTAGCGCTTCTGATCTCTTCAATGCAGGAGAAATGAAATACCTGTCCAGTGTTTATGGAAGCCTGGCCAAAGCTTCGCTTGACAATCTCGATGAGCTTACCATGGTTATCACCGCTTCCAAGCTCCGCATGAACGATGAGGAAAGGCTTCACAGCATTGACCGCATTTTCGAGGATGCCCAAGGTAAACTCAGTTTCCTGCGAAGCTTTAACCAGCAGGCCGGCCTTTTGCTCCTTCAGCGAAAACGGGCAAAGGCAGACCTGGAAACAACAAAATCCCTTTTTAAGGTCAACTAA
- the traJ gene encoding conjugative transposon protein TraJ — MNNILNLFFRGSGVALAFVLLPRIASAQGISSQLNGMQPVLDRVYNDMLPLCSRLIDVARGIAGFGALWFIANKVWRQIASAEPIDFYPLLRPFALGLCIMMFPAVIGIINGILSPTVAATGAMVTDSNKAIERLLKAKEEAIKKSKNWQMYIGESGQGDSDKWYKYTHPKDPGRDDETFLDGLGNDMQFWMEKQSYNFRNSIKSWLKEVLEVLYASASLCINTIRIFFLIVLAILGPLVFGFAVFYGFQQTLTVWLARYVNIFLWLPIANIFGSILGKIQENMIKVDLSQIEAQGDTFFSSTDTAYLIFLIIGIVGYFSVPNVANYVVHAGGGNAILTKVNSLFAATPGRAAGMAMGGGGMVADVLGDGARKQAQGFATASQGDYFPDQSAHQKSRITGKSS, encoded by the coding sequence ATGAACAATATTTTAAACCTTTTTTTCAGGGGTTCAGGCGTAGCCCTTGCTTTTGTTTTGCTTCCCCGAATCGCATCCGCGCAGGGAATCTCCAGCCAGCTGAACGGTATGCAGCCGGTACTCGACAGGGTATATAACGATATGCTTCCGCTATGCTCCAGGTTGATAGACGTTGCCAGGGGGATCGCAGGTTTTGGAGCCCTCTGGTTTATTGCCAACAAGGTATGGAGGCAGATCGCATCGGCCGAGCCCATTGATTTTTATCCCCTGCTCAGGCCTTTTGCCCTTGGCCTGTGCATTATGATGTTTCCCGCCGTAATCGGCATCATCAATGGGATCCTCAGCCCGACCGTTGCTGCGACTGGAGCCATGGTAACCGACAGTAACAAAGCTATAGAGCGGTTATTAAAGGCGAAGGAGGAGGCAATCAAAAAATCCAAAAATTGGCAAATGTATATTGGTGAATCCGGTCAGGGGGATAGTGACAAATGGTATAAATATACCCATCCAAAAGATCCCGGTCGCGATGACGAAACTTTTCTAGACGGGCTTGGAAACGACATGCAGTTCTGGATGGAAAAACAGAGCTACAACTTCCGCAATTCCATCAAATCCTGGTTAAAAGAAGTGCTCGAGGTATTGTATGCCTCAGCTTCCCTCTGCATCAATACCATCAGGATATTTTTTCTGATTGTACTGGCCATTCTCGGACCGCTTGTTTTCGGTTTTGCGGTATTCTACGGATTCCAGCAGACCCTTACCGTCTGGCTGGCGAGATATGTGAACATTTTTTTGTGGCTGCCCATCGCCAACATATTCGGTAGTATCCTTGGAAAAATCCAGGAGAATATGATAAAAGTAGATCTCTCGCAGATCGAGGCGCAGGGCGATACCTTCTTTTCTTCCACGGATACCGCCTACCTGATCTTTCTGATCATCGGAATCGTCGGCTATTTCTCGGTGCCCAATGTCGCAAATTATGTCGTGCACGCAGGCGGCGGGAATGCAATACTGACCAAGGTGAACTCGCTCTTTGCAGCCACGCCCGGCAGGGCAGCCGGAATGGCCATGGGCGGGGGCGGTATGGTCGCCGATGTCCTGGGTGACGGCGCCAGAAAACAGGCGCAAGGTTTTGCAACCGCCTCACAGGGGGATTATTTCCCCGACCAGTCGGCGCATCAGAAATCGCGAATAACAGGAAAATCATCTTAA
- the traK gene encoding conjugative transposon protein TraK, with the protein MFTQFKNIDTAFRHIKRFSIFLILACILISGFAIYKGFDLASRAQDRVYILANGKALEAAGAERRDNISVEIRDHVKMFHHYFFSMDPDEKVIRANISVALNLADESAKKAYDNLREKGYFNNLISANISQEITIDSTELGLDQYPYRFKCYATQRLIRSSSTLVRKLITAGEIRNVSRSDDNPHGFLIQDWETLDNHDEHQKP; encoded by the coding sequence ATGTTCACACAGTTCAAAAATATCGACACCGCCTTTCGGCACATTAAACGCTTCAGTATCTTTCTGATTCTGGCGTGCATTCTGATCTCCGGCTTTGCGATCTACAAGGGATTCGATCTTGCCTCTCGGGCGCAAGACCGGGTTTATATCCTGGCAAACGGAAAAGCGCTGGAAGCGGCCGGCGCAGAGCGCAGGGACAACATTTCAGTCGAGATCAGGGATCACGTAAAAATGTTCCACCACTATTTCTTTTCCATGGACCCGGATGAAAAGGTGATACGAGCAAATATCTCCGTGGCGCTGAACCTTGCGGACGAGAGCGCAAAAAAGGCTTATGATAACCTGCGGGAAAAGGGCTATTTCAATAATCTGATATCCGCCAATATCTCTCAGGAAATTACCATCGACAGTACCGAGCTGGGTCTCGACCAGTACCCTTACCGGTTTAAGTGCTATGCCACCCAGCGGCTGATCCGATCGAGCTCGACGTTGGTTAGAAAACTTATCACCGCTGGTGAGATCCGCAACGTGAGCCGTTCTGATGATAACCCGCACGGGTTTTTGATCCAGGACTGGGAGACTCTGGACAACCACGATGAACACCAAAAGCCATAG
- the traM gene encoding conjugative transposon protein TraM: MENQKKKDPRKILLILPLLLIPFLALAFLALGGGQGNPSGLAAKKEISTSLPDAIFKKELPRDKMDIYQLGAKDSTSAGSLDQISDRLGFRSAEKDPADQINEKLELLGKQISSTDNSDPVKSVKREIRVPGMKSDVDRLESLMSNMESSKGEDAEMKQLSGMLEKVLDIQHPERVRDAYIKQVNDSPDSLFAAIPAVITKKQTVSQGSALELRLTDSLVISGIHLPKGQLLFGICNLTNQRLLLDIKTIRTGNRIVPVDLSVYGLDGIRGISAPDAVVGQAISGGADDAVRSLQFMTMDQSMGAQVAGAGIDAAKSLFSKKVKRVKIKLKAGYFVLLRNNQAVKKY, from the coding sequence ATGGAAAATCAAAAAAAGAAAGACCCGAGAAAAATCCTTCTGATCCTGCCGTTGCTGCTCATACCATTTCTAGCGCTTGCATTTCTAGCGCTCGGTGGAGGACAGGGAAATCCGTCCGGGCTGGCAGCCAAAAAGGAAATCAGTACTTCGCTTCCCGATGCAATTTTTAAAAAAGAGTTGCCACGGGATAAAATGGATATTTACCAGCTTGGCGCAAAAGATTCAACTTCTGCCGGCAGCCTGGATCAGATTTCTGATCGACTGGGATTTCGTTCCGCTGAGAAAGATCCCGCAGACCAGATCAACGAAAAACTCGAACTGCTGGGTAAACAAATCTCTTCTACAGATAATTCCGATCCGGTTAAATCAGTCAAACGGGAAATCCGGGTTCCGGGAATGAAATCAGATGTGGACAGGCTCGAGTCGCTCATGTCGAACATGGAGTCATCAAAGGGAGAAGATGCGGAAATGAAACAGCTCAGCGGAATGCTCGAAAAGGTTCTGGATATCCAGCATCCAGAGCGCGTGCGGGATGCCTATATCAAACAGGTGAATGATTCTCCCGATAGCCTTTTTGCTGCGATACCCGCGGTAATCACAAAGAAGCAGACCGTAAGCCAGGGATCGGCCCTTGAGCTTCGTCTGACTGATAGCCTGGTAATCAGCGGGATCCATCTACCAAAGGGCCAGCTGCTTTTCGGGATCTGCAACCTGACCAACCAGCGCTTATTATTGGATATAAAAACCATAAGGACCGGAAACCGCATTGTTCCAGTCGATCTTTCCGTTTATGGCCTTGATGGAATTAGGGGTATTTCGGCCCCCGATGCAGTGGTCGGGCAGGCAATTTCCGGTGGCGCAGATGATGCGGTAAGAAGCCTTCAGTTTATGACGATGGACCAGTCGATGGGTGCTCAGGTTGCTGGCGCCGGGATCGATGCCGCCAAGAGCTTGTTTTCCAAAAAAGTGAAGCGTGTCAAAATCAAATTAAAGGCAGGCTATTTCGTTCTGCTGCGCAACAATCAGGCTGTTAAAAAATATTAA
- a CDS encoding histone H1 — MDKFQKVKDLIASAEADVTKFYDGGNAAAGTRVRKAMQELKNLAQEIRSEVTEKKNNAK; from the coding sequence ATGGACAAATTTCAAAAAGTTAAAGACTTGATTGCTTCAGCTGAAGCTGATGTAACAAAATTTTATGATGGTGGCAATGCTGCGGCCGGAACCCGGGTGCGTAAAGCGATGCAGGAACTTAAAAATCTCGCTCAGGAAATCAGGTCAGAAGTAACGGAAAAGAAAAACAACGCAAAATAA
- a CDS encoding VOC family protein: protein MKTSMIWGNLAVQDIKRTKSFYQNLGFKINGYDEVENIASFKFGDNEFVINFFLSDRIASSMNGNVSSTKNGNEVIFSLAASNTEEVDKWAGLVKSSGGSIVMGPKIDENGFYVCVFADPDGHKFNLVRMDERM, encoded by the coding sequence ATGAAAACATCAATGATATGGGGTAACCTAGCTGTCCAAGATATAAAACGAACTAAATCATTCTACCAAAATCTAGGATTTAAAATCAATGGATATGATGAAGTCGAAAATATCGCTAGTTTCAAGTTTGGCGATAATGAATTTGTTATTAATTTTTTCTTGTCTGATCGCATAGCTTCCAGCATGAACGGAAATGTTAGCTCTACTAAAAATGGTAATGAGGTAATCTTTTCTCTTGCCGCGAGCAATACTGAAGAAGTAGACAAATGGGCAGGTCTAGTAAAATCATCCGGAGGGTCAATAGTAATGGGACCAAAGATTGATGAAAATGGATTTTATGTTTGCGTTTTTGCAGATCCGGATGGACACAAATTTAATCTTGTTCGAATGGATGAGCGAATGTAA